The Mustela lutreola isolate mMusLut2 chromosome 3, mMusLut2.pri, whole genome shotgun sequence genome includes a region encoding these proteins:
- the PLEKHF2 gene encoding pleckstrin homology domain-containing family F member 2 isoform X1: MQSVGYKQKMVDRLANSEANTRRINIVENCFGAAGQPLTIPGRVLIGEGVLTKLCRKKPKARQFFLFNDILVYGNIVIQKKKYNKQHIIPLENVTIDSIKDEGDLRNGWLIKTPTKSFAVYAATATEKSEWMNHINKCVTDLLSKSGKTPSNEHAAVWVPDSEATVCMRCQKAKFTPVNRRHHCRKCGFVVCGPCSEKRFLLPSQSSKPVRICDFCYDLLSTGDMATCQPTRSDSYSQSLKSPLNDVSDDDDDDDSSD, translated from the coding sequence gctacAAGCAAAAGATGGTGGATCGCTTGGCAAACAGTGAAGCAAATACTCGACGTATAAATATAGTAGAAAACTGTTTTGGAGCAGCTGGTCAGCCCTTAACTATACCTGGAAGGGTTCTTATTGGAGAAGGAGTATTGACTAAGTTGTGCAGAAAGAAACCCAAAGCAAGgcagtttttcttatttaatgatATTCTTGTATATGGCAATATTGtcatccagaagaaaaaatataacaaacaaCATATTATTCCCCTGGAAAATGTCACTATTGATTCCATCAAAGATGAGGGAGACTTGAGGAATGGATGGCTTATCAAGACACCAACTAAATCATTTGCAGTTTATGCTGCCACTgccactgagaaatcagagtggatgaatcacataaataaatgtgttACTGATTTACTCTCCAAAAGTGGGAAGACACCCAGTAATGAACATGCTGCTGTCTGGGTTCCTGACTCTGAGGCCACTGTGTGTATGCGTTGCCAGAAAGCAAAATTCACACCTGTTAATCGTCGTCACCATTGCCGCAAATGTGGTTTTGTTGTCTGTGGGCCCTGCTCTGAAAAGAGATTTCTTCTTCCAAGCCAGTCCTCGAAGCCTGTACGGATTTGTGACTTCTGCTATGACCTGCTTTCTACCGGGGACATGGCCACGTGCCAGCCTACTAGATCGGACTCATACAGTCAGTCATTGAAGTCTCCtttaaatgatgtatctgatgatgatgacgatgacgaTAGTAGTGACTAA
- the PLEKHF2 gene encoding pleckstrin homology domain-containing family F member 2 isoform X2 has product MVDRLANSEANTRRINIVENCFGAAGQPLTIPGRVLIGEGVLTKLCRKKPKARQFFLFNDILVYGNIVIQKKKYNKQHIIPLENVTIDSIKDEGDLRNGWLIKTPTKSFAVYAATATEKSEWMNHINKCVTDLLSKSGKTPSNEHAAVWVPDSEATVCMRCQKAKFTPVNRRHHCRKCGFVVCGPCSEKRFLLPSQSSKPVRICDFCYDLLSTGDMATCQPTRSDSYSQSLKSPLNDVSDDDDDDDSSD; this is encoded by the coding sequence ATGGTGGATCGCTTGGCAAACAGTGAAGCAAATACTCGACGTATAAATATAGTAGAAAACTGTTTTGGAGCAGCTGGTCAGCCCTTAACTATACCTGGAAGGGTTCTTATTGGAGAAGGAGTATTGACTAAGTTGTGCAGAAAGAAACCCAAAGCAAGgcagtttttcttatttaatgatATTCTTGTATATGGCAATATTGtcatccagaagaaaaaatataacaaacaaCATATTATTCCCCTGGAAAATGTCACTATTGATTCCATCAAAGATGAGGGAGACTTGAGGAATGGATGGCTTATCAAGACACCAACTAAATCATTTGCAGTTTATGCTGCCACTgccactgagaaatcagagtggatgaatcacataaataaatgtgttACTGATTTACTCTCCAAAAGTGGGAAGACACCCAGTAATGAACATGCTGCTGTCTGGGTTCCTGACTCTGAGGCCACTGTGTGTATGCGTTGCCAGAAAGCAAAATTCACACCTGTTAATCGTCGTCACCATTGCCGCAAATGTGGTTTTGTTGTCTGTGGGCCCTGCTCTGAAAAGAGATTTCTTCTTCCAAGCCAGTCCTCGAAGCCTGTACGGATTTGTGACTTCTGCTATGACCTGCTTTCTACCGGGGACATGGCCACGTGCCAGCCTACTAGATCGGACTCATACAGTCAGTCATTGAAGTCTCCtttaaatgatgtatctgatgatgatgacgatgacgaTAGTAGTGACTAA